The Hordeum vulgare subsp. vulgare chromosome 7H, MorexV3_pseudomolecules_assembly, whole genome shotgun sequence DNA window CCAATATATAAAGCTGGTGCTGGAGAACTACAACAAAACCAACATTGGCTGTGGTTTTGTTGTCGAACACGGCGCTGTTATTAAAAATAAACGCTCCATCGCCATCACAAGATCACCATATTTGGCCACATATTTTGTATGCGACATGACATTTTTTTCTACATGATGATATTGGACATTAGGTATGACTTTTGATGGATTCATGCACAAGTTCTTGATGGCAGCCATGACCAATACCATTATATAAAAGAGATGCTAGAGGATTACAACAAAACCAACATCGACTGTGGTTTTCTTGTTAAAACTAGCCGTGTTATTAGCAATAAACGATCCATCGCCATCACAAGGTCGTAATTTTTGGCCACCCTTTTTGCATGGGCCTGCAAAATCAAAGGCTATATGACATTTTTAGAAGTTCTGGCTTGCACCCATGGCCACTACCAATATATAAATCTGGTGTTAGaggactacaacaaaaacaaaattgattgttgttttctttttaaacacggcTCTATTATTAGCAATAAACGATTCATCGCCACCACAGGGTCACCATGTTTGGGCAGCATTTCTGTATGAGCCTCCAAAATCATAGGCTATAGGGCATTTTTTTTTCTACATGATGATACCAGACGTTAGTTAGGAATTTTGATGGATTAATGCACAAGTGCTTGATGACATCCCTGGCCACTGCCACAATATAATACAAGTGGTGGAGGACTACAACAAAACAAACATCAACTATCGTTTTCTTGCTAAACATGGCTCTGTTATTAACAATAGACAATCCATCACCATCACAAGGTTACCATATTGGGCCACCGTGTTTTGCGTGCGCCTACAAAATCAGAGGCTATAGGACCTTTTGTACATGATTGTGTTAGACATTAGGGATTTTGATAGGTCGATGCAGAAATTCTTGACGACAGTTGTGGCCACTATCAATAAAACATGTGCCACAGGACTACAAAAAATCATCATTGCCAATGGTTTCCTCGTTAAATATGTCTCTGTTATTAAGAGTAAACGATCCATCGCCATCACAAGGTCATCATGTTGGCCACCGTCCCTACATGTGCCTACAAAATCAGATGCTATATGACATTTATTTCTACATCATGATATTAGACATTGGGACTTTTGATGGGTTGATGCAGAAATTTCTTATGACAGCCGTGGCCACTTCCAATAAAAGAGGTGTTGGAGGACTACAACAAAATCAACATTTGCCCGTGTTGTCCTTGTTAAACACGCCTCTGTTACTAACAATAAACGAACCATCTataggagatatgccctagaggtaagaaTAAAAACTGTGATTTATCTCCAACTTTGTAGTTAAAGTCTCTGTTCTATGCTATAACTACAATGGTCCATAAGGATCCGAGAAAATCCCATGGGCTTGTTTGAAATAATAAACGGTAAAATATATTCCTGGTGATGCCTCTAAAACTAGGTCAATTGTTGCATGATGGTCACGTTTTCCAGATCATAGGCATGACTATGTGACAAATTCGAGGACACAATGATAAAAAGAACACTTATGTTGTACCAACCCAATTTGACGTTATGCTATGAGATACATTCATCACAAGTGAATTGTACATTACACAGGGAAGGTTAACAGTTCGCATAATTCTATAGACCATGTGAGTATCGAGTTCCTTCATGCATGCTTCATGAACTTCAGGGTTTGTTAAACGCCATCTGTAATAGTGCGGCTATTACAACATCGTACTGGTTCATGCATGTATAAGTATGACAAGGGACTTGGTAGCTCAAAATTGGAAATTGCTCCTCCATCGATTGAAATATATTATCAGGGCCCTCTCTGTATTACGTTATCCATCATCTTTTGACCAGACATAGTGTGTGATTTGATCGCAGGGATGCCAGAACGTGGGAACGCGAAAagagaacaaaaacaaaaacgagGTAACTGGCATAGTGAACAAGTTATTGATTCATGAGTATGCCATTAAATCTCATCTCGGGTATTTGTAACATATCGTGAAGCAACAGAAATAGTATTCAGTAACTACATATGCACTAGAGTATTCATTTATGTGCATATGGGGATCAATATGGATGTCCACGGTTCAGCTGTTGATTACTGATCGTAAAAGAGTTTGGGTCATGTCTATACTTCACTGAACCTACAAGATCACACACTTAAGGATCATCTATCTGCTGAGTAATAGACAGGAAGTTCAAGAAAAACACTActtgaaaaagtcttataggtgaACTCAAATAAGTGGAGGAAGCGAATAGGCACCCGCCACTACTAGTTAGGGAAAGTAGCAGTGGCGGGTGACATATTACAACCACTAGAGTTATAGACATAACAGTGGAGCGGGCGAACTCTCATACCCGCCACAATAAACACTTCTGAGTATGCTGATGTGATGAATGCTAACGATGCCGGGTGGTAAATCGGACCCTTCATTGGTCTGCAAGGCAATATTGGTCGGCACGTCACAAGCCCCGTCACTGATAAGTGTCTGCAACCGGTGCCCAAAAAAACTATCCATATATTAGCTATGGCGAGCACCACTTTGTTTCCTCTGCACATATGTCAGATGTGATCTTTCAAATTCAACTCTAAGATTTCCGCCCGCCACCCCAAAGTAGCACGGGCGGGTTGTCCAGCACGCATGACGCAGTAGAATAAGTCTATCTGCACGCGCATGCCCCCTCAAGGAGGCCGGTAGTGTAGTGCactgttggtattttcccgtcagCAAGTTCGACGAGATTAAGGAGATTTGGATGGACTCCGCGGCAAGGCGCAAGCCACATGGAAAGATGGAGAGTTAGGCATGGTGTCAAGCTCCACAACCCTTTCGCCGATGAGGCTGAGGATTGGGCATGTGAGATGACGCTGGTGTAATCCGATCGCGCGCTATGGATCGAGACTTTATTTGAATATTTCTACAGGGCTCATTTATGTACACGAGTCTTTGGCTGCACACGCAAGCAGTGTTGGTAGTAGAAAAATCAGTCAAGCTCTGCTTGCTTTGCTAGGTTTGCATTTAACGTGTACAACTTCAGCTGAACTAGTTCTATGGTACTTCCTTCAATTTTACACTAATGCGAAGTTGAATCACTTTTAAATCACTTACTTTAGGACGGAGGGGGTACTATGAAACAAACAAAATCAGCAAAATATGACATATAGTGAAAAAAATCTGTAAAATGCTGGGTCCGCCAATGGCTGCACGTACATGGCCAGACCAAGTGGGTAAGAGAATCTGTCGTCCTCCTCCATGTTGCTCACGTTTCCATCGTCGACTCGCCTTCCCTGCCACGGTACCCAAGCGCGCGCTATAAGAGAAGCACCCCCGTCCCCTCGCACTTCCATTTCGCCATCGTCGACTCCATCTCCATGGCGCTCGCAGCAACAGCAACCCTCGGCTCCTCTCCGCTCGTACCTATCTCCGTCACCGCCGCCGGGGTGAACAGCAGCGGCATGTCCGTGTCGTTCGGGGCGCGCCGCATGCCGGGGATTTCTGTGCAAGTTCATTCCCGGCGGAGGGGGATCGTCGCGGCAGGggcggtggcgagaggggaggaagGGGCCGAGAAGACCTTCGTGGAGGAGATGAGGGGTGTGGCGATGCGGATGCACACCAAGGACCAGTCCAGCGAAGGGGAGAAGGAGCAACGAGGACCGTCGCTCAGCGAGCTGGAGCCTAACCTTGAGGCCTACCTGCGCTACCTCGTCGACAGCAAGCTCATCTTCCAGACGCTGGAGAACATCGTCGACCGCGCCGCCGTCCCATGGTGTGAGTCGCTGCAAACCCGTCCTTCCCTGAGGTTTTCTTTATGTAATTAGCTCTACCAGTCAATTATTCTGTTCTTGTTCATATGGACTAGTTTGGTCGGTTTGGTGTGATAAACTGTGTTCTTCGTAATTACTCTGTTTTTTTTTTGGGGTACGGAAATAGTAgcctttttcaaaactagcaaACAAACAAACGGTTTATAGATTTGTCTCTATTAATCCTGTTTGATGAATAGATGGTTTACTTACTTGTTTGACTTGAACTTGTGAGAATCATGGCTGTTTACTTTGACCGCCTTCAGTTATGCAACAAGTAATTTGTGAACAAACAAAGGGGACCTTTAGCTGCATAGTTGTATTAACAGTAACACTCTGGTCACTCAGTTGGAACTGGAATGTGTTAGCTCAACGGATGTACTTTGTTTATTCTGCTTAGAACAATAAATGGCATAATTACTGAAAGAGAGTGGATTTTCAGCATCCAGATGCCTAcgcaccctctatgaacagtaacaccaaaataaatagaattttttttaaagaatctgaaactttgcaagattaAAGATGAACAGACTTTTTAAGTGCTTGGAAGTTTTAATGCCAAAAAAACATTTGAGGAGCTCTGCACAGGAAAAAACATTTTAACACTTCAAATTTTGAGCACTTTTAGCACTGAAATCTGAAACTTGTTTGTACAGCTTTCTCTACATGATATTTTTGCATGAAAACTTGTAAGAACCTACAAAGTTTGACCATATTATATGTTGCAAAGTTTATGTGACAGATTATGTAACCTTGTTCTGTCGTAAATTACAGTTCCCTAAGAAGGAGCTGCAACATTTCTTTCATCATTGTTGGCTAGATGCTGCTGATTGACATTTCAGTTATCTATGCATATCAGATGCAGAGTTTCGGAATACTGGGTTAGAGAGATCAGAGGCACTGAAGAAAGATCTGAAATGGTTCAGTGAACAGGGTCACACAATTCCAGAACCATCTGCTGCTGACACTAGATATGCTTCCTATCTGGAAGAGTTGTCTGAGAAGGACCAGCATGCATTTTTCTGTCACTTCTATAATATGTACTTTGGGCAATCTGCTGGAGGTAGGTTGACCGGCAAAAAGGTACCACTTTTCAACACAGAACCATAACCAAAACGTTCATGTGAGGTCAAATAGTGTGTGTGTTTGAATGGCTTCCCATATTGTTCTTAACAATGTGTTGTTGGCACTGGTTCTTCTGATTGAAATTCCAAAAGAAGATAGTAGAGGCTCAGCTGAATGGCTTCCCATATTGTTCTTAACAATGGATTGTTATTACTGTATGCACTCCGTTGAGGGTCACTTTATATACAGATCTGTTTTATATCTCATTCTTCTGCTATCTAAATACTTCTACATTCATTCTATTGCTGGCCATTTCGTTGTCGAGCATGAATCCTTATCTTTGCTTATCCAAAGCAAATCAGGGCATGGTCACAGACTGTAATCTGTCAGTATGTTGTGAGCGAGAGTTAACCTAGTAATCATGCCCTCTATTCATTTCAGATTGCTGACAAGATTCTGGATAAGAAAGAGCTGGAATTCTACAAGTGGGAAGGTACCCTGTCCGAGCTGCTGCAGAATGTCCGCGAAAAACTTAA harbors:
- the LOC123410816 gene encoding heme oxygenase 1, chloroplastic-like, translated to MALAATATLGSSPLVPISVTAAGVNSSGMSVSFGARRMPGISVQVHSRRRGIVAAGAVARGEEGAEKTFVEEMRGVAMRMHTKDQSSEGEKEQRGPSLSELEPNLEAYLRYLVDSKLIFQTLENIVDRAAVPWYAEFRNTGLERSEALKKDLKWFSEQGHTIPEPSAADTRYASYLEELSEKDQHAFFCHFYNMYFGQSAGGRLTGKKIADKILDKKELEFYKWEGTLSELLQNVREKLNQVASGWTREEKNHCLEETETSFAYSGERLRKIFS